The sequence AAGCATTCGCCTCGGGACAGGACATTCGCGAATTTCGCGAGATGGAAACTCCCGAGGAGTGGGCACATCACAGCGATATCGTAGAGAATGCCTGGCGACGGATATATAAGGTTGAATTACCGGTTATCGCGCAGGTGCATGGGTTCGCGATGGGTGGTGCTTTCGGGCTTCTAGCGATGTGCGATCTGCGCTATTCGGCCGAGGATGGTGTATTTGCCATCCCGGCGGCTCGACTCGGGGTGGTGTATCCTGAAATTCTCACCCGCCGGATTATCCGCCTTATCGGCCCAGCAAACACTAAGGAAATACTGTTGACGGCACGGCGCTATACAGCTCGTGAGGCCTACGATATGGGCTTCATTAACCGTGTTTTGCCCAAGGGCGAGATCGACGCCTATGTTCAGGAGTTGGCCGAGAAGATTGTCGTCAATGCGCCGATATCGGTGAAGAATTCCAAAGAGATGATCAATCTCATTGAGTCGGGCTCGCTTGAGGACGACGATATGGCTCGGGCCCATGCGCTTCGGCAAGCGGGCTTCAATAGCCAGGATTTTCAAGAAGGCGTGCATGCGTTCATCGAAAAGCGATCTCCCGAGTTCAAGGGTGCATAGTTTGTATATTAATTAGAGGCATGACGGATGGAAGTAGCGAACTCAGAGGCTGAAAATATCACTCCCCTGAACCCGGAGGAGGTGGCGGCAGAAACGGAGCGGGCCGCCGAGGTGCTCGCGCCGCATCTACGGCAAACGCCGGCACGGCTGAGCGATTATTTCTCCGAGCAACTGGGTGTCGAGGTGTATCTGAAACCCGAAAATTTTCAGCGAACAGGTTCGTTTAAGGTGCGAGGTGCGGGCTACGCCCTGAGCAAGCTCGACGATCAGCAGCGCAGGTGGGGTGTTGTCGCGGCATCGGCCGGAAATCATGCCCAAGGAGTTGCCGCCGCCGCCCTGAGGATGAATATCAAGGCGCTGATCGTCATGCCCGAGTCCACCCCTAACACCAAGCTCGACGCCGTACGTGCGCTGGGTGCCGAGGTGGAACTGTTCGGCCCTACCTTCGATGATGCCTATGATCGCGCCCGAAAGATTGAATCCGAGCGCGGGCTGGCGATGATTCCTCCCTTTAACCACCCGGACGTGATTGCGGGCCAGGGCACCGTGGGCCTCGAAATTCTCGACGAAGTGCCCGAGGTGGGGACCATTATCGTTTCGGTGGGCGGCGGCGGGCTTATCGCGGGCCTCGCGGCGGCAGTGAAAGTCCGGCGGCCCGACGTGCGAATAATCGGCGTCGTGGCCTCGGGGGCAGATTCGCTCGCCCGCTCGAAGGATGCGGGAAAGATCGTCGCCACGGATACCATCAAAACAATCGCCGACGGCATTGCCGTCAAGCGCGTGGGCGAGCTGTGCTTTCCGCTGATCCAAAAACTAGTGGATCAGGTCGTGGCCGTGGATGACGACCATATGGCGCGGGCAATTCTGAGCCTCCTGGAGCGCGAGCGGATGCTTGCCGAGGCGGCTGGCGCTGCGCCCCTTGCCGCGCTGGTCGAGCGCAGGGTCCGCGTCACCGGCAAGGTCGTCGCCCTCATCAGCGGCGGCAACCTCGACGTGAACCTCCTCTCGCGGATCATCGGCAAGGGCCTCGCTCTCCAAAACCGTTATGCGCGAATCCAGGTTGTTCTCCATGACGTGCCGGGCTCGCTCATGAATCTCTCACGCATTGTTGCGGATGAAAGAGTGAACATCATTCATATCGAGCATGACCGGATGTCAACGGCCGTGCCCATCAACCATACGGTTTCCACGCTTTACCTGGAGCTTCGCGGCCGCGAGCATCTCGAATCGCTGGTTCATAAGCTACTCGCCGAAGGGTACGAAGTGTGGCGGGAGGACAATCAGCCATGAGTGAGAAGAGAAGAGCAGTCATCAGTGTCAGTGATAAAAAAGGTGCCACCGAGTTGGGTAAGATGCTCAGCGAGACGGGCTGGGAAATACTCTCCACCGGAGGCACCGCCAAGGCCCTACGCGAGGGGGGTGTTCCGGTCACGGATGTGTCGGCCTACACCGGCCAGCCCGAAATCTTGGGCGGG comes from Nitrospinaceae bacterium and encodes:
- a CDS encoding enoyl-CoA hydratase (Catalyzes the reversible hydration of unsaturated fatty acyl-CoA to beta-hydroxyacyl-CoA), translating into MGDDTLLVKIENGIATVTINRPGQRNALTRVMWARLPELFEGFRDSGEVRVIILRGSGDKAFASGQDIREFREMETPEEWAHHSDIVENAWRRIYKVELPVIAQVHGFAMGGAFGLLAMCDLRYSAEDGVFAIPAARLGVVYPEILTRRIIRLIGPANTKEILLTARRYTAREAYDMGFINRVLPKGEIDAYVQELAEKIVVNAPISVKNSKEMINLIESGSLEDDDMARAHALRQAGFNSQDFQEGVHAFIEKRSPEFKGA
- a CDS encoding threonine ammonia-lyase, producing MEVANSEAENITPLNPEEVAAETERAAEVLAPHLRQTPARLSDYFSEQLGVEVYLKPENFQRTGSFKVRGAGYALSKLDDQQRRWGVVAASAGNHAQGVAAAALRMNIKALIVMPESTPNTKLDAVRALGAEVELFGPTFDDAYDRARKIESERGLAMIPPFNHPDVIAGQGTVGLEILDEVPEVGTIIVSVGGGGLIAGLAAAVKVRRPDVRIIGVVASGADSLARSKDAGKIVATDTIKTIADGIAVKRVGELCFPLIQKLVDQVVAVDDDHMARAILSLLERERMLAEAAGAAPLAALVERRVRVTGKVVALISGGNLDVNLLSRIIGKGLALQNRYARIQVVLHDVPGSLMNLSRIVADERVNIIHIEHDRMSTAVPINHTVSTLYLELRGREHLESLVHKLLAEGYEVWREDNQP